The Chryseobacterium oranimense genome contains the following window.
TTTTATAAATTTGTACAAAGTTAATTTAAAAAAGGAAAATAATGACGTCTTTCTGGTTATTCTTAAGTAAAGTTTTCAAATTTACATTTGGTTTTTTTGATACATTTGGAAATGTTCTAAACTGGATTTTATTTATCGTTTGCTGTACGTTATTTACTTACTGGTGCTATGTATTGGTGGTAAAACTAAGCGGTGATAAAGACAAAGACTATTATTCTCCAACTG
Protein-coding sequences here:
- a CDS encoding DUF6341 family protein codes for the protein MTSFWLFLSKVFKFTFGFFDTFGNVLNWILFIVCCTLFTYWCYVLVVKLSGDKDKDYYSPTEGKNPYYDPKIYKKEG